Sequence from the Microbacterium sp. AZCO genome:
GGAGCTGCTTCCTGACGAGACGGGCCGGCTCCGGTTCGAGTACTTCGCCGCACCCGAGGTCGAGTACGAGCCGGGCGGCGCCTTCTCGATCCGTCTCGCCCGCACGGGGGTCGAGCTTCCCGTCGAGCCCCAGCAGTCCGTGCTCGAGGTCATGCGCGCGGCAGGCGTCGAGGTGCTCACCGATTGCGAGGAGGGCATCTGCGGCAGCTGCGAGACGCACGTCCTCGAGGGCGAGGTCGAGCACCGGGACTTCGTCCTGACGTCGAAGGAGCGGGAGGCCATGGACTGCATGATGGTCTGCGTCTCGCGGGCCTCGTGCCCTCTTCTCGTCCTCGATGCGTAAATCAAACTGGATACAATAACTACAAGATCGGATACCGAGGGGTAGATCGCGATGCTGAAGCAGGAAGACAACGAGAAGATCACGCGTTCCGGTCCCGGCACGCCGCTGGGCAACCTGCTGCGGTCGTACTGGCAGCCCGCGGCGCTCGTCTCGGAGATGCCTGGCGAGCGTCCCGTCAAGGCCGTGCGGATCATGAGCGAGGATCTCGTTCTGTTCAAGAAGCGCGAGGGCTGGGGTCTCATCAGCCGGTACTGCGCGCACCGGGGCGTTGACCTCTCCTACGGGCGCCTGGAGGAAGACGGCATTCGCTGCCTGTATCACGGGTGGCTCTATGACGGTCAGGGACGATGCGTCGAGCAGCCCGCGGAGCCGGACCACAGCCAGTTCCTCGGCAAGATCCGCATCTCGAACTACCCGTGCGTCGAGAAGAACGGGATCATCTTCACCTATATGGGCGCGGGCGACCCGCCGCCCTTCCCGCACTACGACTGCTTCGTCGCTCCCGACGAATACACGTTCGCCTTCAAGGGCCTGTGGGAGTGCAACTGGCTGCAGGGCCTGGAGGGCGGGATCGACCCGAGCCACGTGTCGTTCCTGCACCGCTTCATCCAGGAAGACCCTCGCGAGATGTACGGCCAGCAGTTCGCGGAAGAGGTCGAGGGCACGGGCAAGAAGCTCTCGATGCTCGTCGGCGAGAGCTACCGCCCCGACATCGAGGTCGAGAGCGCCGACCACGGCCTGCGCGTCTACGCGCTGCGCCAGCTCACGGAGGACATCAAGCACGTCCGCGTGACGAACCTGCTGTTCCCGAACGCATTCGTCGTCCCCTTCGGGAACACGAAGGTCTTCACGCAGTGGCACGTGCCGATCGACGACGAGAATCACTACTGGTTCATGATCTGGTACGACTTCGCCGAGCCGACCGACAAGGAGACGCTGCTCCAGCAGCGGCTCGACGGCGTCTCGCTGCCCGACTACCGACCTCTGCGCAACCGGAGCAACAACTGGGGCTTCGACCCGCAGGAGCAGAAGGAGCTCACCTACACGGGCATGGGGCTCGACATCAACGTCCACGACCAGTGGGCCGTCGAGAGCATGGGACCCATCCAGGACCGCACGGTCGAGCGTCTCGGCATCTCCGACCGCGCTGTCACGGCGAACCGGCGGATGCTGCTGCGCGCCATCGACTCGTTCGCGGCGGGCGGCCAGACGCCGTCGCACCCCGTCAGCGAGGCGGAGGCCGCGGCGCTCACCGGTCCCCTCGCGATGGACACGATCGCGGCGAACGACGCGTGGCAGTCGCGGTGGGTGCAGCGCGAGCAGGAGCGGCGGGATGCCTCGCCCTGGGCCGCGCCGCTCGAGACGGCCGAGGAGACCGTCGATGCGTGAGCGCAACGTGGACGAGCGTCCTGTCGCCTCGAGCGGGGGCGGCGTCTCGGCGCGGCCGATGCTCGCGCACGACCGCGACGGGTTCATCGGCCGCCACGGGCTGTGGAGCGAGGAGCGGTACGCCGCCGCCGGCCAGATGCGCCGCGTGGTCGACGAGATCGGCGTCGAGATGGTGCGGTTCTCGTTCGTCGACCAGCACGGCGTGCTGCGCGGCAAGACGATCGCCCG
This genomic interval carries:
- a CDS encoding aromatic ring-hydroxylating dioxygenase subunit alpha, producing MLKQEDNEKITRSGPGTPLGNLLRSYWQPAALVSEMPGERPVKAVRIMSEDLVLFKKREGWGLISRYCAHRGVDLSYGRLEEDGIRCLYHGWLYDGQGRCVEQPAEPDHSQFLGKIRISNYPCVEKNGIIFTYMGAGDPPPFPHYDCFVAPDEYTFAFKGLWECNWLQGLEGGIDPSHVSFLHRFIQEDPREMYGQQFAEEVEGTGKKLSMLVGESYRPDIEVESADHGLRVYALRQLTEDIKHVRVTNLLFPNAFVVPFGNTKVFTQWHVPIDDENHYWFMIWYDFAEPTDKETLLQQRLDGVSLPDYRPLRNRSNNWGFDPQEQKELTYTGMGLDINVHDQWAVESMGPIQDRTVERLGISDRAVTANRRMLLRAIDSFAAGGQTPSHPVSEAEAAALTGPLAMDTIAANDAWQSRWVQREQERRDASPWAAPLETAEETVDA